One Palaemon carinicauda isolate YSFRI2023 chromosome 5, ASM3689809v2, whole genome shotgun sequence DNA window includes the following coding sequences:
- the HDAC11 gene encoding histone deacetylase 11 isoform X2, with protein MASVCPEESTENDAMPRKMAGESKLYFDIGSDQIPIVYRDEYNIRLCGMEKLHPFDAGKWGNVVKLLKKRQLVKETTMVAPNEASEADLRLVHTASYLQSLKWSVNVAKITEVPPAALLPNLLLQKKVLKPFRYQTGGSVLAGKLAVERGWSINIGGGFHHCCGNKGGGFCAYADITLTIHFLLSHYPKIEKVMIIDLDAHQGNGHERDFIDRKDIYILDMYNKHIYPNDTYAKKAIKRKVELSAFTEDDEYLEKVDTHVEGGLNEFSPHAVIYNAGTDIMEGDSLGLLSVTKQGIIKRDEIVFQKVSHRKIPIVMVTSGGYQRTTAAVIADSITNLNKKAFIDMSVQ; from the exons aTGGCGTCTGTCTGCCCAGAAGAATCAACAGAAAATGATGCCATGCCAAGAAAAAT GGCTGGTGAAAGCAAATTGTACTTCGATATAGGATCTGATCAAATTCCAATTGTGTATAGAGATGAGTACAACATCCGCCTTTGTGGCATGGAAAAGCTACATCCTTTTGATGCAGGAAAATGGGGTAACGTTGTAAAG CTCCTGAAAAAGCGTCAGTTAGTAAAAGAAACAACAATGGTTGCTCCCAATGAAGCTTCAGAGGCTGATTTAAGACTAGTCCACACAGCATCTTATTTGCAAAGCCTCAAG TGGAGTGTTAATGTTGCTAAAATTACTGAAGTCCCACCTGCAGCCCTTTTGCCTAATCTCTTATTGCAAAAGAAAGTTTTGAAACCTTTTAG GTACCAAACAGGAGGAAGTGTTCTGGCGGGAAAACTAGCTGTGGAACGTGGTTGGTCCATAAACATTGGTGGAGGTTTTCATCACTGCTGTGGGAATAAAGGGGGTGGTTTTTGTGCATATGCTGACATAACACTAACGATCCACTTCCTTCTCTCCCATTACCCAAAAATTGAAAAGGTCATGATCATCGATTTAGATGCTCACCAG GGTAATGGACACGAGCGCGACTTCATAGATCGTAAAGACATTTATATTCTTGACATGTACAATAAGCATATTTATCCCAACGACACCTACGCAAAGAAAGCAATAAAGCGTAAAGTTGAGCTGTCTGCATTTACAGAAGATGACGAATATTTGGAGAAAGTTGATAC CCATGTCGAGGGTGGCCTGAATGAGTTCAGTCCTCATGCTGTAATCTACAATGCTGGCACAGACATAATGGAAGGAGATTCATTAGGCCTCTTGTCTGTAACTAAACAG GGAATCATTAAAAGGGATGAGATAGTGTTCCAAAAAGTTTCACATCGTAAAATTCCGATTGTAATGGTGACAAGTGGCGGCTACCAACGTACCACAGCGGCTGTCATTGCAGATTCCATTACTAATTTAAATAAGAAAGCGTTTATTGACATGTCTGTGCAGTGA
- the HDAC11 gene encoding histone deacetylase 11 isoform X1 has translation MAECSSLNEMASVCPEESTENDAMPRKMAGESKLYFDIGSDQIPIVYRDEYNIRLCGMEKLHPFDAGKWGNVVKLLKKRQLVKETTMVAPNEASEADLRLVHTASYLQSLKWSVNVAKITEVPPAALLPNLLLQKKVLKPFRYQTGGSVLAGKLAVERGWSINIGGGFHHCCGNKGGGFCAYADITLTIHFLLSHYPKIEKVMIIDLDAHQGNGHERDFIDRKDIYILDMYNKHIYPNDTYAKKAIKRKVELSAFTEDDEYLEKVDTHVEGGLNEFSPHAVIYNAGTDIMEGDSLGLLSVTKQGIIKRDEIVFQKVSHRKIPIVMVTSGGYQRTTAAVIADSITNLNKKAFIDMSVQ, from the exons aaTGGCGTCTGTCTGCCCAGAAGAATCAACAGAAAATGATGCCATGCCAAGAAAAAT GGCTGGTGAAAGCAAATTGTACTTCGATATAGGATCTGATCAAATTCCAATTGTGTATAGAGATGAGTACAACATCCGCCTTTGTGGCATGGAAAAGCTACATCCTTTTGATGCAGGAAAATGGGGTAACGTTGTAAAG CTCCTGAAAAAGCGTCAGTTAGTAAAAGAAACAACAATGGTTGCTCCCAATGAAGCTTCAGAGGCTGATTTAAGACTAGTCCACACAGCATCTTATTTGCAAAGCCTCAAG TGGAGTGTTAATGTTGCTAAAATTACTGAAGTCCCACCTGCAGCCCTTTTGCCTAATCTCTTATTGCAAAAGAAAGTTTTGAAACCTTTTAG GTACCAAACAGGAGGAAGTGTTCTGGCGGGAAAACTAGCTGTGGAACGTGGTTGGTCCATAAACATTGGTGGAGGTTTTCATCACTGCTGTGGGAATAAAGGGGGTGGTTTTTGTGCATATGCTGACATAACACTAACGATCCACTTCCTTCTCTCCCATTACCCAAAAATTGAAAAGGTCATGATCATCGATTTAGATGCTCACCAG GGTAATGGACACGAGCGCGACTTCATAGATCGTAAAGACATTTATATTCTTGACATGTACAATAAGCATATTTATCCCAACGACACCTACGCAAAGAAAGCAATAAAGCGTAAAGTTGAGCTGTCTGCATTTACAGAAGATGACGAATATTTGGAGAAAGTTGATAC CCATGTCGAGGGTGGCCTGAATGAGTTCAGTCCTCATGCTGTAATCTACAATGCTGGCACAGACATAATGGAAGGAGATTCATTAGGCCTCTTGTCTGTAACTAAACAG GGAATCATTAAAAGGGATGAGATAGTGTTCCAAAAAGTTTCACATCGTAAAATTCCGATTGTAATGGTGACAAGTGGCGGCTACCAACGTACCACAGCGGCTGTCATTGCAGATTCCATTACTAATTTAAATAAGAAAGCGTTTATTGACATGTCTGTGCAGTGA